The nucleotide sequence TCTGGTATTCTTAAAAGCATCAAAGTCCAGCTCATGGATCCAATTGTAACTGAGGTCCAGCCATTGCAAATGGGGCATGTTGCCGAAGACATCACGGGTGGTGTTCTAAAAAGATAAAATGTGAACAGATCACATAGATAAAAGTAGGACATGCACGTTAATGTATACCAACCATCAGTGAATTGTAGCCCAGATGCAAGTGTGTCAGTGAAATCTCAGCAGGTCGGAAGTATCCAGGATGAATAATGGATATGTTGTTGTGGGAAAGATCCAATATCTTGATGTTCGAATGGTACATGGAACCTAAAATTATGAGGCCTTCAAAATCAACATCCTCTTATGAAATAGCAAGGAGTTCTATACCGTGTTCATTTCGTCCACTCCATGAAGAATTGTACATTAACTGCTTGATTTGATTGTGGCTCACATTAACATTTAGATTGGACAGCGTACCCACTTGATCGAAGTAGTCAAAGTTAAAGTTTGGCAGCTGATTGAAAGCCATGTCCAAGATCTCCAGTTTGGGAAGGTTCTGGAAGGACTCCTCTGCCAGGTTGTTCATTTTGTTGCCCCTCAAGCTTAGATACTCCAGTTCGTCCAGGTTCATGAAGGCTCTTCGCTCGATCTTGTCAATCTTATTGTCATCCAGTTGCAGTTTTCTCAGAGCTTCCAGATCGAAGAAGGTGTGTTGGGAAATGGAGGTGAGGTGGTTGAAGCGCAGGGAGATCTCCTCCAGCTTCGAGTGGATGTCGCCCTGGAAGGTGCCCTTCAACACCTGTTCAATGCGGTTGTCATGGAGCTCCAGGAGACGCAAATTCTTCAGGAAATGGAAACTGGTGTCACTCATGCTGCTGATGTGGTTGTTGCTAAAGTCCAGTTCTTGAAGGGAAGTCAAATGTCTGAGGGGTTCAGCTGGCAGAGCACTGCCCGAGTAGCCGTGGGACATCTTTAGAGAGATCAGAGAGTGACCAATCTGTAGAGAAAGGAATTTATATTATGAAATGTCTTGTAAGATATCAAGAAGTCCAGGAAATACCTCATGGAAGGCATCATTCTCAATAGTGGATATTCCGTTCTCGCTAAAGTCTAGTCTCTTGAGTCCCCTCACATGCTTGAAGGCATGCGACTGAATTCCCGATAGACTGGCCCGTGTGATCTGCAGATCCTCCAGTTCCACGCCAAAGTCCTTGAAGTCCTCGGGTCCCACGGAGGAGGATCCCAGACGCGATATCGACAGCGATCGCATGTTCCGCATTCTGGTCATActttttgtaaataaatacaagAATGGTTCTGGGGTGAAGGGTGTGTGGGGAGCAGGATATTTCTCAGTGCACTGGGGTCACTTACTTGCGAAGAGTCTGCAGATTGGTGGGGTCATTGCGGTCACCACTCAGGTCCAGTTTCAGGAGGGTGTAATGCACCGCGTTGAAGGTCTCCGTGGGCTTCTGGATCTTGATCTTGTTGTCCCGCATGCTGATGACTCTATGATTAAGATAAAGATTGAGAAACATAATTTAcattatattttcatttatattattatatttgacttccaaaaatataaaatatagaGAAACCGAACCAAATCGATTTCTAATATCGCACTCTGTTATTCAAGCTTTTCCCCCAGTGTCGTCTGTTTTTGCATGATTGCCTGGTTGCGCGGCTTTTCCCTCTTTCTCGAATTCTTTTAAATAGGGTCACCCACTTAGCATAGATACGAACTTAGGGACTGGAGAAGCCCTAGAGGCTGCCGCCAATCCGATTAGTCCCCCCCAATAGACAATACCTACAAGTGGAATAGGGGTAGAAACCGAGTGAATCGGAGTGCAGGTGCTCGACTCACCTCAAGACATCGAAATTGTTGAAGAGCTTGTGATGCAGCTTGGTGAGATTGTTGCCAGACAAGTCCAGGATCTGGAGGCTGTTCACCAGGCTGTCAAAGGCCACAGGCGAAATGTTGGTCAGGCCGCAGTACCTCATGTAAATCTCCCTTATTCGAGCGGGTTTGAAGGCATCTTCCTAGAAATAATGGtagacaaaaaaaataatacaatataattaaataaaatattaggTATTGTATATAAGTTGTAGAACCCGAAAAACGATTTTTAAGAGCGATGTCAATTTAATTTCGTTAGGACTTGGACACCTACCCTAAGAGTGTGAATGGGATTGCCATCGAAGAAGGTGCGATTGACGGTATCGAAGTACTTGAACGAATTAGGAGGCAGCACCTCGATGTGGTTATACTCCAAGTGCAGATTGTCCAGATTCAGCTTGGTGCTGGCCTTGATCTCGAAGGTCTCGTTACCGCTGAGCGACCAAATCACATTGTGGGAGATGTCCAGAGTGCGCAGACTTTTCAGGGGACCCAGGGCGTCATAGGGAATCTCCGAGAGGATGTTGTCCGTGAGCAGAAGACGCGTCAGTCGCGGCATTCCATCGACAAACACATTCGGGTCGATCTCGAACAGGTTGTTCCCACTCAGGTCGAGGGTCTCGAGGATCAGGAGGCCGGAGAAGCTGTGCGACATCAGCTGCGAGATGCAGTTCTCGCGCAGGATCAGCGTCTGCAGCGAGTCCTCCAGTCCGCGGAACGAGTCGTGGTTTATGTGCGTTATATGGTTGTAGCCTAGGTCCAGGTGGCGCAGCTTCTGCAGGTGCCTCACCGCCCTGGAGGGGATCTCCACCAGGTCGTTCTGCGGCAGGATCAGCTCCCACAGTGAACGCTCCAGTCCGATGAAGGCGTCGTCCGGAATCTCGGTGAGATGGTTTCCGAAGATCTTCAGCCGGTACATGCCCGTGGACTGCAGGAAGTAGGGTTCAATCTCGCGCAGACCCGTGTTCTCCATGTGCAGCATGAAAACCTAAACCAGAGAATTGGGGGAAAtgtgtaaaaaaaaaattgaattaaGGTTTAATACGGGGCTACATTTTGAGTCTATAAGGATAGATACCAGCTATTATTATTTAAGGTATGGTactttacatttaaatataaaggACTTACCCTTTATTCTGATAAATCCAAAGTGATATCCATTATATTCAACTCACCTTCGACTGGTTCACCATGCGCGGCAGTGCCGGAAACGGAACGTTCTTGCAGTGCACTATCCCCAGATCCGTAGAGGACTTCGAGCAGGTGCACATCACGTTGTAGGTGCAGGGCGGATAGTGCGTCTCCTCCATTTCACGGGCGAACATCGAGGCACGGGCCAGCGACATCCAGATCATGATCATCAGGGTTATTGTCAGGAAGGCATAGCCGAACTTAAAGAAGAACTCGAGGCCCTAGAGTGAGGAATATCCAAGATGAGGTAAGGATGTTTGCCAAACATcgttaaatattataaaagaaACTTTTCCAATTCCacaaaaaaacttttctaaAATTGCATAATCTATGTgcatatattattataaagtTTCGAAAATCTTcataaataatttactttCCTTCACTTACAAACTGAATTTAAATTATTCTTAGATA is from Drosophila suzukii chromosome 3, CBGP_Dsuzu_IsoJpt1.0, whole genome shotgun sequence and encodes:
- the chp gene encoding chaoptin, which produces MGLEFFFKFGYAFLTITLMIMIWMSLARASMFAREMEETHYPPCTYNVMCTCSKSSTDLGIVHCKNVPFPALPRMVNQSKVFMLHMENTGLREIEPYFLQSTGMYRLKIFGNHLTEIPDDAFIGLERSLWELILPQNDLVEIPSRAVRHLQKLRHLDLGYNHITHINHDSFRGLEDSLQTLILRENCISQLMSHSFSGLLILETLDLSGNNLFEIDPNVFVDGMPRLTRLLLTDNILSEIPYDALGPLKSLRTLDISHNVIWSLSGNETFEIKASTKLNLDNLHLEYNHIEVLPPNSFKYFDTVNRTFFDGNPIHTLREDAFKPARIREIYMRYCGLTNISPVAFDSLVNSLQILDLSGNNLTKLHHKLFNNFDVLRVISMRDNKIKIQKPTETFNAVHYTLLKLDLSGDRNDPTNLQTLRNMTRMRNMRSLSISRLGSSSVGPEDFKDFGVELEDLQITRASLSGIQSHAFKHVRGLKRLDFSENGISTIENDAFHEIGHSLISLKMSHGYSGSALPAEPLRHLTSLQELDFSNNHISSMSDTSFHFLKNLRLLELHDNRIEQVLKGTFQGDIHSKLEEISLRFNHLTSISQHTFFDLEALRKLQLDDNKIDKIERRAFMNLDELEYLSLRGNKMNNLAEESFQNLPKLEILDMAFNQLPNFNFDYFDQVGTLSNLNVNVSHNQIKQLMYNSSWSGRNEHGSMYHSNIKILDLSHNNISIIHPGYFRPAEISLTHLHLGYNSLMNTTRDVFGNMPHLQWLDLSYNWIHELDFDAFKNTRQLQLIYFRHNYLSDIPQDIFRPVQGLRIVDFSHNHLRGLPDNLFYNGGMEKLDVSHNMMLKIPSSSMSSLAALTLCELHLSNNFISTIHSMDLSNKFRSLRYLDISYNYLLRIDDAVFSTMPKLAVLDLSHNRDLKVMDKSFMGLENSLIKLGLENVSLSTVPEIRLKYLREFRLGYNELPSIPQELATNMSNLRMLDLSNNDLTNVPLMTQSLPHLRRLMLSGNPITSLNNNSFDGVNEDLEMLDISNFRLHYFEYGCLDSLPHLRSLKLTAYSHLEHFNIPHLLRHHYNIRQLWIEAPQPFTRIVKKGSGPTQEMQTLQLGNPTDLQREMEGHLPSKLTNITFSGPQFTNLNERILKGMRSPYLYMQLFNTSMQALPPNFFKNMGRVRNISLDIRYHNRNLKKIPNPNTGTVPYLPNSVFLTDLKMSHTDLNCDCDLGWVEFWQRKRRQYICSSQTWTDTVFRTFMNSPCQVYGRHNCDDHDDDLRETRCENKGGQQLMEALKFDLECGWDNANCRETAFVVVMVCVAMVFWM